TGGCTACAATGTTTTCGGCGATGCCGTTGGCTTTCTCTTCATCCTTTAATTCACGGGAAGAGTTGCCGATATCTGCGGAGCCGTTATTTACGGCTTCCACACCGGCACCGGAACCGACGAATTCAGCCTGAACCGTGATGTTCGGATATTTTTCCATGAAGATCTCACTGAGCGCGGTTGCAAATTTTTCCATGGAGGTGGAACCTACCATGCTGATG
Above is a window of Anaerotignum faecicola DNA encoding:
- a CDS encoding substrate-binding domain-containing protein, with amino-acid sequence MKKNMVKTLALAGMAVLTMGTLAGCGSNTTESTAAPTTAQSEAETTTAGTASAETTTAAPAASADLKGSISMVGSTSMEKFATALSEIFMEKYPNITVQAEFVGSGAGVEAVNNGSADIGNSSRELKDEEKANGIAENIVA